Sequence from the Fusobacterium periodonticum 1_1_41FAA genome:
GAATGGAAATTTTAGATAAAAAATCAAATAGAATGAGCCGAGTAATTGTCGGAGTGTCTGAAGCCAACTTGTTGGCGAGTTTCCGAAATTACAGCGAATTCTTGATTTTTTATCGTTAAGAAATTTACTCAGTAACGAACTATTTTTTACTTTTTATTATTTTGCAACAACCTCTTTTTTATAACATACTTTTTTAAATTAATTCCATTCCTCTTTTTACTTCTTCAATCTTTTCTTTTTCAAAAAATTGTTCAGCAATTTTAAAAGCAAAATTCAATGCTAATCCTGCTCCAACTCCTGTAATAATCTTCCCATCTACATGTGTAGGAGCATCAACATAAATATGATTTTCTTCTATTTCTTTTCTAACAGATGAATGAGCAGTTATTTTTGCTCCGTTTGCTATTTTATTATGTGAAAAAATAGTTGGTCCTCCACAAATTGAGGCCACATATTTATCGTTTTCTAAGAAATATTTAACTATATCAACCACATCTTTATTTTCTCTCAAATTAATATAACCAGGATATCCTCCAGGAATTACAACCAAGTCAGCATCCTTATAGTAAATTTCATTTAACATAATATCAGCTTTCACTATATTATTTTGTGAACTTGAAACAAATAGGTCTTTTTCAGTAGAAACAGTTATAACTTCAGCTCCACATCTTTTTAATACATCAACTGGAGAAAATGTTTCTAAAATTTCAAAACCATTTGCTAAAAAAATATAAGTTTTCATAAAATTACCTCCTTATTACTTTAAACCTATATATTTTTTCTTAAATAAATCC
This genomic interval carries:
- a CDS encoding DJ-1 family glyoxalase III, whose product is MKTYIFLANGFEILETFSPVDVLKRCGAEVITVSTEKDLFVSSSQNNIVKADIMLNEIYYKDADLVVIPGGYPGYINLRENKDVVDIVKYFLENDKYVASICGGPTIFSHNKIANGAKITAHSSVRKEIEENHIYVDAPTHVDGKIITGVGAGLALNFAFKIAEQFFEKEKIEEVKRGMELI